Part of the Sorghum bicolor cultivar BTx623 chromosome 1, Sorghum_bicolor_NCBIv3, whole genome shotgun sequence genome, ATCACATTTTAACCCTTTCCTCACTCAAATTTAAAATTAGCAGAATACTCATCACACAGTTTAAATGGGCAGAATACTCATATTCATACCTATATGAATTTAAAATGTTGATGTATCACTATCTGACTTTACTATCGAAATCACATAAAAATACAGATATGAGATACTCCTATGATAAATATAATCAAAGGGAATTGATCCAAACATTTTGGCTGACAAAAAACAGTAACACCTCAATAGGCATCGGCTGACTCATCTGGCAGTCCCATAAGTAAAGAAACATGTCCCAGGCAATTCAAGCACAATTACTTACCCACGCTTGAGTTGTCCTTTTTTCCTTCTGCATTCATTATTTGTGAGGTTTGTTTATTTAATTTGCCAAATGTTCAGTAAAGAGGCAGACGGGGAAGGGGGTGGAGTGGGGGGCAAGGGCAGAGGGAGAACAGTGTCGAGATGAAACAGAGAGCTGGGTGATACTACTCCTACACAAGTGCCACCCAGGGGGGGAGGGCAGGAGGGTAACTTCCAGCCACTGTCTCAGCAGCGGGAAACCTTGCTTCTGTTTGCTCCCCGCCCAGAAACCTCTGCAGCACCATCGTTTGCTCAAACACTACCTTTTCATAGGTGTATTGATGCAAAACAATCTCGACCAGAATCATTATGATTGATGAGCACCACAGAAGggcacaaacaaataaaatgccaaaatataagttcatgagaagaatttTTTTAGAAGTAAAACCAGTTGCCTAAAGGGGCAGCAGGTGATAATATGTTTTGAGATACCTTCAGCAGTCCAAGAGGGACACTGTAAAAGGTCCAGGATGCGGCAAAAAAAAATGTATGGCCCTAATTCTAAGAACATACAAGAGATGAAATTCATAATATTAAATCGAATGTAGCACAGTACACCAAGAGTGGGAATAAATCGAACACCACAAACATCCTAACCCGCTCTGAATGCATAAGTTAGATACAATCTATTTTCAGGAGTCCAAGATTCACGAACTTGATAAAAGTTAAACTGGACATTAGTAGAAATCAGTGTAATAGAAAAGCAGCAGTTATAAAATGGCATACGTTCAACTACATGACTAAAACAAGATTGGCATATCCAATATAAACCCTTGAGATATTGTTTCATTTAATTTAAGAGACAACAGTGAGCACCTAAAATCACCGTGACATAGAAATAGCCTAGAATCGTCTACGTGTCATGCTGGACTTTATAAACATCCATGCTATAACACTAAATTCGCATCTATTCTGATGTTGACTAATGAAGCTAGCTGAAAAGCAGGCCCACAAAAGGTGACATTTCAACATCAATTCTCCAGAGCCTCCTAGTGTAAATTGACATCTACAAGACTACAACGACTCATCTGTTGGTAAAACAGCCACTCAGCTTACCCATCAGCTAAATAATCACTGGACACCAGGCTTGTACCCACAATGCACCCTGATCTGATTTTGATAGGCAATTACTGTATCTCCTACAATTCAAAGATGTGGACTTCTTACTAGATTATGACCATCAGTAAATTGACTAGAAAGCATCTACCAAACCATCCTGAGAGCTGTTTATTCAGACATCCTTTCGAGAGACCAAAACTGTTAATGACCACAATGTGCTCTCAAAGAAGTATAAAATCCAATAGCCACTTGAATCACCAGGTGGCTTTTCATAaaagaatatatatattttgtggTAATAACACAGGCTACTCAAAGCTTATCACATTTTTTCCACATTCATTAGCCAGTATCCGGAAAACAACACCCACAAACCAGAAAACTCAATCTGAGCAGCAAAATCTGAGGGCGCCAGCATTCTATCAAGTTTGGTGGCCTCGCTCCACACCCTAAAAAAATGTAACAATAATCCAATACCCCAACCCGCCACACCATCTTCGCATCAAACAACACAAGGGGAAAAAATCCCTTAGAACAAGGTGACAGGGAGGGGAAACATCGACACAGAAACACTGGCTACCGAGCCAAGTAGCCGATACCCCTACAATGACAGCCCGCAGCACATTCCGATCTACGCAACCCAAACCACCAAACTCAGATCAACttggctgcagcagcagcaacactaGACAGTAGATAGGAACCCCCTccccaaacaaaaaaaaaatgcaagaaTAATACAGAAGCATTCGATCACGAGGCGACCACGAGACGTGCTAGAGTGAATGAGGAGTGACGGATGCGCGCACCTTCAAATCGATGGAGTCCGGTGAGAGCACGATCGAGCCGAGCAGGCCGGCGACGACGAGGCTCGGCGGAGCCGCGGCAGGGGCGTGGTCCGATCGATCCCGGACGACGCCGCGGTAAGCGATGGCGTCCCCGAAGCTAGGCGAGGCGAGCACGAACCCAAACCCTAACCCCGCAGGGGTGGCCACAGGCCCGCCCCGTGCCCGCGGGGGAGAAGGGGGGAAAGGGCAGAGGCAGAGCAGTGTCGAGACGAAACAGAGAGCTGGGTGATACTACTACCCCTCCACAGGTACCACCCTCCCCTCCGGATTTCCCGCGCGAGCGCGGCGCGATGGTTTTACCTCCCTGCCCCGGCGCAAGGCGACAAGGGCGCCCCGGGCGGGGGAGGGCAGGAAGGTAACTTCCAGGCGCCGTCTCGGCAGGCGGCAGCCGGTGACCTTGCTTCTGTTTTACACTTGTGCCCCCCGCGCCAGAAACCGATGGGGCCCCGAGCCCGAGGGGCGCTCTGCTCtgctgggctgggctgggctgcTGCTACTGCTAGTGCTGGCCCAGTGGCCAGAGGAGGGGATTGGGCAGAGCAGGACACGGCAACGGGCGCGAGCCGGAGAGCCGGAGACGGCGAGAGGGCGCCGGCGAGGGGCGCGGGTGTCCGGGTGGGTGAGCGACACCGACACGGATGCGGAGGAAGCGCTGGGATCGAGGCGGCGGGGTGTCTTGTCAGCGACTGGAGACTCGTGGGCGTCCCCGGGTGAGGCTGTGCCTGTGCTGTCCGTGCCGCGGCCTGCGATGGTTTGTTTGCGTGGACCGTGGAGGAGGAGCTCTGGGCTCAGCAGGTTGACGTGGGCTAGAAGAGCAAGCTGGCGCTGCCATGCCAGCGACAGCCGGCAGGCGGGGCAGCAGAGAAGGCGTAGTAGCGAGCATGCGGCAGCCGGATTGTGGGGGAGGGGGATGGATGGTGAGCCAGTGCATGCGCCTGACGGGATCGCGAGGCCCAGGACTAGCCATGATGCGCTTTCGATCTCTCATCTGCATCCCGGCTGCTTTTTCTGAAGCAGCAGCAAGTGGAGCCTCGCTGGTAGGCTCGGCGCGTACAACATCAGTCATCAAGCTATCAGAGGATGCAGCTTCTGCCTTCTGGGCCCCCTCCAGAAACGTGTGTCCAGTTGCCCAGTTCAGTGAAGAGTCATTAGCAAATCATCAAGGCAGGAGATGATGATCCATCGAACCAGCAATGGCAGTTGTATAGAAGAAAAAGGAGTACTCTAGCGGCCGTTAGTTCCATGGTGTGGCTGGCACTAATTAGAGGAAACAAGAACAGGCCAACTGGCCATTGGCTCAATGACAGCACAGGACATGCGTCCGTCCTTTTCTCTTGAGCAGAGGAACGTgtatagagatttttttttttttacagatACTCTCTCTGTCTGCAAGATTGCAAGAAAAGGCCGCAACACGGTAAGGTGCAGCAGCGCAGGCGGCCATGATTACAATTTCAGGATCTCAGCGTTCAGCATCAGCAGGGCCCATGCTGCATTGGGGGTTTGGCGCCCTATCACAATCCGTGGTCTCTGTAAAAGGCGCAACCAAATGATCTGCAGCTAGTCTGGACCCGCTCCTTAGTCCAGTTCCCATCCATTGCATGTGTCATCTCTTTTCACAAGAGAAAAAACTCAAATTACACTCTATAAAATGCTGCTAAGATCAAAGCATgtgacacaaaaaaaaaatacagttcCTTTATCCATCACCAGCCCTCACCATAATGAGGCTCCTTTACGGCAAGGATTTTGATATCTTATGGCGAAGCACACGACAGAACTTGATACCTTATGGAAATCTCTCTCGCCAGTTCATCGGCAGCTGATCAGATGTATCATTTGCCTACATGCATTTCTTGGCCATAATATATACTGCTGATCTCTCTAAATTGCCACTCGTGCAAACAACTTCCACTTTGTCAGTCCCCGAGTGGTCCAAAATTGCTTGGCACCAAGCTCATCCAGTATTTGTATTTACATTCCCCAAGGTGTTGTTGCGCCCACTTCCATTCCATTGCACCATAAATCAGGTTGTTGCTGAATCTGAATGGTGGCCAATGTGTGCCAAAACTGCAAAAAAACAAGAAACATGCCACTAGTTAGAAATCTGTTGGTGCTGCCTAGCCTATATAGATTTTGCATCCATCAGGTTGTGAGCTGCAGAGAGTAAACTTGAGGAGCTAATCTTGATTGTTCCGATCACTGGAAGCCACAGGTGGTACAGAATTTGAACTATGAATCATGCTCATATATGTAGGGAAACATCACCATATGGGAAGTAAATGCCCTAAATGCAGAACAAAATATCAGAAAAAAAATTCCTGGTTCCAATAACAAGAGTTTTAATTTAAATAAAAAGCAGGTGGTAATTGAATACAAAATTGTTTCTTCTTAAGCTCTCCTGCGTGTTTCCAGGAACAAAACATACAAAAGTGAATCTTCACACCGTGCGCAACAGTCAACACCAATACACAATGGATGCTGTTATGTATAGCAACTGACAATAGGATATTTAGCAGCAGAACTCTGAACCAAATAAGATAATTCCACAGGAAAGAAGATTTACAgtgtaaagcagaaaaatattagatAAATAAGGCAGGGCGTATGAATTACTGCTAGCAACCAAAAACAGAAAAGCATCAAAGCCCACCAACTCTCCAGATTGCTCACCTACATCAGATATCAGCTTTCGCCACATTGGCCAACCAGAAAAATTAAGTATATGGTCATGGTACCTTGCCACTTAGAGTAGAACGACATGCTAAAATCATTGGTGATTTAAAGACTTGAAAACAATGCTCAACCTCTGATTGATCAGATTGATAATACTAACTCAGTAACTCCTTAAATATGACAAGTGAAAGTGTGTTTTTCTGAAAGATAGAATGCAGATGTCATTTTCATTTTACTTCATTAACTTCTGACTTTACAATTTATTGAATATAAGTAAGCCATAAAAAGGGACGGATTACAACCTCATAGTCAGCTAATTTTGTTTTGGATTTCACTCAGATTTTGGGCCAATAGATAACTGACATGTCATTATGTACATAAAAAATGACTACTTCCTAAATGCATTTCAGTCAGGTTTTCAGATCCCACCAACAATCTCAAAAGTGACTGCAATTTGGTCCTAGAGCACAGATGCTACTAAAAAATTAACCCAGGCCGTGAATCAGCATGCAATCTGACCATTATACCTATTAATATAATAACTTACAGTTCTCCTGCATATTGGAGAGAAACAAAAATGGTATGGGCACAGTAAATCTTACATAGCATGCAAAAttgtagcaaaaaaaaaagaaattatattttctaTGTCCATCGATTACTTTTACCAATTAGAGAAAAGACACAAGTCTTGTCTTCAACATACTACATCCGTTTTCAAATATATGACAAAACAGGAGGGAGTACTATCGAATTCTGCGGTTATTTGTTTTGGTAACTATTTGCAAGAACCCGACTGAATAAGACATCAATTCAAAAGCATGTCGTCTAAAATGGCTCAAAGAGAAAGCAATAGTGAATCCTACAATTTAACTAATAACTATATAGAATCCTGAAGAATAGAAACACACTTACAACCAGCATGATTCTCCTACTGGTTAGCCATGATATTAGAGCACTATTTACAAAGGCGTGGAACTTGACAAAGTACTCCAATACAAACTCAACACACCATGAAATGAAAATACCACATCTGAAACCAAATAACCATGGTATCTCTAAGAATACCACATTACCACTGTGCTTGAAAAGCAAATATACAAAAACATATTTCCTGAAAAGACAGACAAATATCGCAAGAGGAAAAAAGACACTGAGGGCACTGCTCAAAAGAGAGTTTGGGTGCTTGCTGGCCTTCCTAAACCAGATCACCCACGGGCCATGGCAGAAAAGCCAGAATACTGCTGAAAAAAGAGGAAAAAGACAACGACCTGAACTGAAAGAAAAAGAACAAAAGACCCACAAACAACAAAGCCATGGAAGAATCATCCCAACAACAAAAAATAAAGACTGGGGGGAGAAATGAGTGCATGGGAGCAACAATAGTGAAAATCATGGAATAGATCGTTAGGACATAAAATCAACTGAAATGACAAAGTTAATAAGCCAACTAATGTTTAGCAATTCCGCACAGCATATTTTTTAGGACGAAATCATAAATAACAGAATAAGACACTGCAGAAAGGTGGGTGCCATCATAGAAAATTTATGTTGCCAAGTAAGATGTAATGCAAAAATTAAATGAAGTCACTACAGGCACAACTTATAAAGACACTGCAAAGTTGGGCATTATCATCAGTACTGAATCTTTTGTTGAGCTCAGATAAGGCAGTTCAATTTTTAGTAAAAGTATGGGTTGCGAAAGCATATACCTTATATTCTGGTATGAGACCCAGAGAACCAAAAAAGTAACAAAACTCACCTGCAGAAATTTCAGCAGGGTCCACACCCATGTGAAAATGATTCCTATGAATTCACCGTGCATCAGCCAATCAACTATCAACATTCTTTTTCTCAAAGATGGTTCACCCCATTCTGTGTACAGTTCAGTAGATGGATTATCTACATCTAAGATTTCAACCATTTGAAATCAGTTCGGAAGTTACTTGCTTTCTTGTACTCCCTTTTCTACTCCTACAATTGTTAATTTCAAAAGGATGTATCTTGTAGCAGATTGACCAATAATACTATGTTTGAAAAGAATTTGCACTTGATCTTACAGCTGAAGATAGCGCCCTGTACCACTGACGCAAGCAATCATGAGTGTTATTTCTTCTTAACAATTCTAACTTTCTTGTCTCATTTTTCGTGACTCCACTTCTTACTAGAATAACCTTTAGTGCCTGGAATGTTGCATCATTTGGTGCTGTGTTCGATGCCAACATCTTCTTGAATATTTTAAGAGCCTCCTCCATTCTTCCACCAGATGCATACATTTGGATTACAGAATTGTAGCTTAGTAACTGAGTTAGAAGTCCTAAAGCTTGCATTTCCTTGCAAATCCTGTGAGCCACATCATAGCGACCAACTTTCTTGTACATACACACCATCATTGCATGTGAGAATTCATTGGCAATTCCCCTAACCTTCAAACCTTCAAAAACCTCACATGCTTCCTTCACCATACAATGATCACTATAGAGATCAATCATGCAATTAGATGCATAAAGGATGGCATTGGCATCCAATGATTTGAGTAACTTATATGTTTCTCGGGCCTCTGCCACATACCCTACTTTTGTGTAGAGCTTTATCAAAGAATTGTAGATCGTAACGTTCTCACATAAACCATCCTTTTTCATTAAACCAAAATATGCTGAAGCTTGTTGGACATTTCCAACTTCAGCGTATGCATCAATTAAGATAGAGTAGACAAAAACATCAGGGCGGACCCCTGACATGACCATTTCTCTAAATAGGTATTCAGCCATTCGTAGATCACCAATCTTAGCAAAGCTACTAATTACCACAGAGTACGGGATACAGTCTGACAGCAATttcacaactttcattttttcCAAGTAGTAAATAGCCTTCTTTGGCAGTTTAGCAGTTGACAGAAGTTGAATGAGAGAAGCATATGTAACATAATCAGGCAAAATGCCATACCTCTCCATGCCATCAGCTATCTCACATGCCTCATCAAGCTTCTCTACCAACCCATATGCTTTGATCATAACATTGCACGCAGAAACACTGAGCATCTTCTTCTTTATGCAATATATAAAAGCCTTCTCTGCAAGAACTATGTATCCTTTCTCTCCAAATGCATCAATATTTGCAGAAAAGCATTCAGAATTCATATGGTGATGGAACCTGTCAAACCAACGCCAAGCTTGCTCAAGCATCCCAACATTTACATACATCCTTGTCAAAGCTGATTGTGTGTATTCATCTACCACAAAGCCCCTCTCATCCATTTCCTTTAGAAGGGCTTCCGCTTTAGTGACCATACCCCTGATAGAGTATCCGTATAAGAGTGTGCGGCAGCTCACAACATCTGGTACCAAGTTTTCTCCTTTCATCTTACAGTAGTAGTACTCTGCAATATCAATATCATTGCTTTCTCTATACAATGCGATCAGTATATTGTAAGTCCTGGTGTCAGGAAAGCACTGGAATTCCTCCATCATTCGAACCAAAGAAGCAACTTGCTCCATTCTGTGGTGCTTGCCCCAAACGTGAATCATTGAGTTAAATGTAACAACGCTTGGTGCAACACCTTCTCTCAGCATTTGGTTGAATGTATCTGATACTTTCTCAAGATGACCAGCCTTTCCATAAGTATCAATCAAGGTGTTGTAAGTATACAAGCTGTAGTGAGaacttccctccatccttctgaTTGAATCCGAGGACCACCTTTCGAAGAAAAGCCCAGCCGTTTCATACTCTCCAGCCTTCTTGTGCGCCTGCATCACAATATTCATAGTGACCTCATCAGGCATCAAACCACGCTTGCACATGTCCCCAAGCCAAAGCAAAGCCACCGATTCTCTTCCCCCTTGACAACAGACATTAATCAGCGTACCATATGTTGAGTTGTCCGGCGCCACACCAAAGGAATGCATCTCATGCCACAACCTCAGAACGAGGTCCCACCTCCTTGCCTTCCCAACTGTATAGAGCATGACATTGTAGTGAATCACATTGAGCTCATGGCCCTGCTCCCAGCGAAACCAGTCAAAGATCTCGACTGCCCGTCGCCAGTCTTTCTGCTCCTTGAGGATGATCGTCCTCTCCCTGTTGCTCAGGGTGTCCTTCCATGCCCAGAGCGCTTCCCCAACATCCCGGACATGCTCAAGTGCCTCCAGCATTGCCGGAAGTGACCCACCGTAATGGACCCAGCTGCCTTTCTTCTTCCCTCTGACAGTATGTTTGGGAACCATGCATGGAACTACCAACTCCGGGCAAATTTCAGCAGTCCTAGCTGGTGCAGAGACTGCTTTAATCTGGAAGTTGAGAACATTCTCTCTCCAGGGCGCCGGAGCTGTAAGATCTGGCAACGGAGTCCGTGGCTGAGCGGGAACATGGAGAAAGCAATCGCACGGGGTCAGCATCTCGCCCTGCTGTTATTcaccctgaaaaaaaagagtatAGTCACAGTGTCGCGTCGTCAAGCATTTGGGAACAAATACAGTAAATTCCATTCGAAATGGAAATCTACGGGCGTGAAATCTCCTACACCGAACCTAAAATTTTGGCTCAAGAAAATCGATTCTTATTCTAAACTTTGAAAAACTCAGCGTGGTCGGCGCCACGCAGGGGCGGACCCAGTAAAGGACATGGGTGTACACATGTACACCCAATAATTTTTGCAGAGCAATCGAAGTTAGTAGGCTATACACCTGTAATTAGATTCAGATCGGATTACAGATAGTATGTCAGGGTTTGGGCGCACGATTTTTTTTACCTATGAATTACGTTAAGGTTTGGGCGCACGGTTTCGCATAGCAGTAAGGGAAGGGGAGGGAATACCTAGTGTTGTGGTGGTGCTCGTCGCCTGGCAAAGTGGCCAGTGGCGAAGTAGGACAGCAGCGACGGTCGCAGGGACACCGGGGCTGCAGAGGGCGGACGCCGTGCCGGAGATGGTCTCGAGGATGCTGGGCTCCAGGTAGTGCTCGACTGAGCGCAGTCTCCTCCGGCCTCCGGGTTGCGGCGCGGCGAGCGGATGCAGGAGATCGGCCGCGGACGAGACGAGTCCAGGCGGTGGGCCAAGGGGCGTGCGGGCAAGGGCAATGGTAGGAGCCGGGTTGAATGAGGGAAGGTGGGCAGGCCCGGCTGGAGCTGGAGCAGGAGCAGGCGCGGAGCAAACACCACGCGTCGGCTGAAGCCACCAAAGGAGAGCCCCCGCGCTCGTAGGCTAGAATGCGTACGCCaagggcggcggcagcggccagCCCGCCATTGCTGGGGTCGGGGAGAGAAGGCAGTACCGGGTGAGGAGGAAGATAAACAATCCAAGCATGTTGCTCGTGGGCTAACAATGGTAAAGGCTTGATAAACGGGCTGGGCTCGTGGTCACTTCTTGGCAACTAATCCCATAATGACAGCCCACTAGAAACCCAGCGATGCGGCCCATTAAGCTACCGACTAGGAGTCCAGCTCGAGAGCCTGACTATTAAATGCGGAATGCCTGATGGTACCTTGGCACCTTGCTTAACTTAACCTATGCCATATAACTAGATCTCCTTGATGCCCATACCTGATTTCCATCCGCCAACACACACAACAATGCTCTCAAGTCCATTTACCCATGTCCCATGACGATTTACACACTACTAATAATTGTAATTCGTAGGAGTACAATGCCCTGTGTATAATAAGGCGGCCAATAAGCCGGGGCAGACCGCACTAGCTAGTACAAGTGCACGCGCCCAGGTAAATGTGTagtatacataaaaatacagaAGCAAGATTAATTGGCGTAGCAGGTAGTACGTAACAACGAGCAACGTTGGCTAGCTAGGCATGCTGCCCGTTGGTGGACGCTGGCTGCTGGTCGGAAGAATCGAAGGGCGACACCTTGGGCACGTGCACCGGCAGGTCGTCGATTTCGTCGGCCCATGGGTTATTGGTCTCCCGGGCGGCGTCGTCCACCGTCCGGAGCGCCTTCCAGACGGCGCTGTTGCACTTGAACCCTGACCCGAACGCGATCTGCCAGACGCGGTCGCCCTTCTTGATCCGTCCCTTGGCCTCGCAGTAGGCGAGCTCGTACCAGAGCGAGCTGCTGGAGGTGTTGCCGAAGCGGTAGAGCGTCATCCGGGACGGCTCCATGTGCCAGGCGCTGAGCCCGAGGCTGCGCTCCAGCTCGTCCAGCACGCCGCGGCCGCCGGCGTGGATGCAGAAGTGCTCCAGCGCCAGCTTGAAGTCCGGCACGTAGGGCTTCACCTtgacggcggcgcggcggagcAGCGCGGCGCGCAGGAACCGGAGCTGCTCCGACAGCGGGAGCACGAGCGGGCCCAGCGTCGTGATGTTGCACCGCAGCGCGTCCCCGGCCACGGACATGAGGTTCTTGGAGAGCGAGACGCCGACGTTGCCCTCGCCGTCCTCCTCCTGCGTCACGCACGCGTAGCTGTCGTCGCTGGCGGCGCCGCCCCGGTGCGTCCGCACCGTGTGCACCAGACGGTACTTGGCGCGGCCGCGGTCGGACCGGCGGTTGGAGAGCAGCACGGCGGCGCCGCCCATCCGGAACAGCGTGTTGGTCACCAGCATCGGGCGGTGGTTGCCCAGGTAGGCGTTCAGCGTGATGTTCTCCGTGCTCACCACCAGCGCGTACGTGTTCGGGTGCACCTGAAAGGCAACAACGACGACATCGTTATTATCTTGTCAGCCCAGAGCCCCATGCAAGGGAGGACGGAGCACACAGGCGCACGGCCGGCGACACCACGTGCCTACCCTAACTAACTGCCAACCAACCACAATTATTACTACATTTTCCAAAAATGAAACACGCACAATTACTACGGCTGGGGTTAGATTAAGAGTGGGCACTGGAGGAGGACTGGGGTTAGCCGCGTCGCGATCAGGTGCCTTTGCCCGGCGGTGACCCTGGTTTGGTCCCTGCTGGACGCAAACGCAACACAAACAGTGCACTGGGACGGCCGGCTGACAATTGGAATGGACAGCGCAGTGGAGCATGCGTTTGTTTCCTATGGGGCCAGGCCATGGCCATGCATGGTCCTCCTAGTAGCTTTATCATCtgtgtcttgtttagttcgcaaaaatttttaagattttccgtcacatcaaatttttggtTGGAGCATtacatatagacgaaaataaaaactaactacacagtttacctgtaatttgtgagatgaatcttttgagcctagttactccgtgattggacaatgtttgtcaaataaaaacgaaatgctacagtatccaaaaacaaaaagttttgcgaactaaacaaggcctgtgtaTGGAGTCGAACACGCATGGTCCTCCTGTGTGTTCGGCGGTAGATGCATCTCGCTTTGGATGATTGGCTTGCTTTTTATGTCAGACGCGTCAGGACgtactctctccgtcccaaaataagtatCGTTTGCGCTTCCAAGAAAtaaatttaactaaatatatagtaaaaaatattaatatttatagtatataattagtatcattgaaaagatctttaagtctagttttttaacaaatttatttagagatacaaatattgtacatattttctacaaatcgagtcaaacttgtggcacgaaaacctaaaacgacactctttttgtgACGGAGGGAGGAGTATGTCTACGGACGGTTCCGGACAGGTATAATGTAGTAGGAGTATATGTCCTTGGGCCTTCTTGGCATGCATATGGTAACGCCCATGAATGCACGTATCTACCTTAACACGACCGGCCTCAGTACATATAAtaacaaaattaatgatgaatcaATAAGCTTGCTTCTATATATCCCTTTTGTTGTTGGTTGTTGTCAGTGTCTATATATATGAGGGTTGGTTGTTGGCACAATGGATGTAGTAAAATACAACTCCGGCCGGCTATATATACCTCGGTCGATCTATCTCAGCTCTAGTAACATTTTGTCTTTAATTTGTGTCAAACTTCTCCGGCCTGCTTTCATTGTGTCCACCGAGAAATATGTAAACAAATGGACGTGCTACGAAGACAAATTTTATGGTGGGTCTAATTAAACTAAGGCCCCCAGTTGGGTGGAGCTCTAGCCAACTCTAGCTTCGGCGTGTACTGTGCTAAGGAGCTTTTTTTAATCTTTTCTCTTAAAATAAACCAGAATTTGATGTAGATACtatggccttatttagttgctgcctgaaaaaatttcggaatactgtagcattttgtttgtatttgacaaatattgttcaatcatagattaactacacTAAAAAGATTTAGTGTCGTAAATTacagtgcaattagtttttatttttatttatatttaatgctccatgtatacgtctaaaaattcgatgtgatgggaaattttgaaaaaaaaaattgtttttggaaggaagtaaacaaggcctattttTAGCTTCATCGATCTTGGTTCTTTTATGCACCGTATGAAGGGCTAGAGACGTTGGGGGCATCTTCCTAATTAC contains:
- the LOC8059846 gene encoding pentatricopeptide repeat-containing protein At3g23020 isoform X2 produces the protein MLTPCDCFLHVPAQPRTPLPDLTAPAPWRENVLNFQIKAVSAPARTAEICPELVVPCMVPKHTVRGKKKGSWVHYGGSLPAMLEALEHVRDVGEALWAWKDTLSNRERTIILKEQKDWRRAVEIFDWFRWEQGHELNVIHYNVMLYTVGKARRWDLVLRLWHEMHSFGVAPDNSTYGTLINVCCQGGRESVALLWLGDMCKRGLMPDEVTMNIVMQAHKKAGEYETAGLFFERWSSDSIRRMEGSSHYSLYTYNTLIDTYGKAGHLEKVSDTFNQMLREGVAPSVVTFNSMIHVWGKHHRMEQVASLVRMMEEFQCFPDTRTYNILIALYRESNDIDIAEYYYCKMKGENLVPDVVSCRTLLYGYSIRGMVTKAEALLKEMDERGFVVDEYTQSALTRMYVNVGMLEQAWRWFDRFHHHMNSECFSANIDAFGEKGYIVLAEKAFIYCIKKKMLSVSACNVMIKAYGLVEKLDEACEIADGMESFGTHWPPFRFSNNLIYGAMEWKWAQQHLGECKYKYWMSLVPSNFGPLGD
- the LOC8059846 gene encoding pentatricopeptide repeat-containing protein At3g23020 isoform X1 yields the protein MLTPCDCFLHVPAQPRTPLPDLTAPAPWRENVLNFQIKAVSAPARTAEICPELVVPCMVPKHTVRGKKKGSWVHYGGSLPAMLEALEHVRDVGEALWAWKDTLSNRERTIILKEQKDWRRAVEIFDWFRWEQGHELNVIHYNVMLYTVGKARRWDLVLRLWHEMHSFGVAPDNSTYGTLINVCCQGGRESVALLWLGDMCKRGLMPDEVTMNIVMQAHKKAGEYETAGLFFERWSSDSIRRMEGSSHYSLYTYNTLIDTYGKAGHLEKVSDTFNQMLREGVAPSVVTFNSMIHVWGKHHRMEQVASLVRMMEEFQCFPDTRTYNILIALYRESNDIDIAEYYYCKMKGENLVPDVVSCRTLLYGYSIRGMVTKAEALLKEMDERGFVVDEYTQSALTRMYVNVGMLEQAWRWFDRFHHHMNSECFSANIDAFGEKGYIVLAEKAFIYCIKKKMLSVSACNVMIKAYGLVEKLDEACEIADGMERYGILPDYVTYASLIQLLSTAKLPKKAIYYLEKMKVVKLLSDCIPYSVVISSFAKIGDLRMAEYLFREMVMSGVRPDVFVYSILIDAYAEVGNVQQASAYFGLMKKDGLCENVTIYNSLIKLYTKVGYVAEARETYKLLKSLDANAILYASNCMIDLYSDHCMVKEACEVFEGLKVRGIANEFSHAMMVCMYKKVGRYDVAHRICKEMQALGLLTQLLSYNSVIQMYASGGRMEEALKIFKKMLASNTAPNDATFQALKVILVRSGVTKNETRKLELLRRNNTHDCLRQWYRALSSAVRSSANSFQT
- the LOC8059847 gene encoding 3-ketoacyl-CoA synthase 20: MANQQHRSSIAGMDRELFRTVRQAALNHARLLYHRLVSRLPHLLAVTLVVAAAQLVPPPSSAHAARTLLREAAARADAGLVAAALAACACACAYAALRPRPVYLVDLAAYRPGPAHRATRAESVRHFALAGRFTDESVAFQTRMLERAGVGDATHFPASILANPVDMSLRAAREESEAVVFGVVDDLLRTTAVRAADVGVVIVNSSLFSPTPSFTSLLVNRYGLRHDVVTHNLSGMGCSAGIIAIDLAKHLLQVHPNTYALVVSTENITLNAYLGNHRPMLVTNTLFRMGGAAVLLSNRRSDRGRAKYRLVHTVRTHRGGAASDDSYACVTQEEDGEGNVGVSLSKNLMSVAGDALRCNITTLGPLVLPLSEQLRFLRAALLRRAAVKVKPYVPDFKLALEHFCIHAGGRGVLDELERSLGLSAWHMEPSRMTLYRFGNTSSSSLWYELAYCEAKGRIKKGDRVWQIAFGSGFKCNSAVWKALRTVDDAARETNNPWADEIDDLPVHVPKVSPFDSSDQQPASTNGQHA